In Candidatus Binatia bacterium, one genomic interval encodes:
- a CDS encoding tetratricopeptide repeat protein, with translation MSITGPFVSSVFVVLLAALPAAAHPGLHEQEQQVDAALAESPKDPDRHVSRGRIHGEKREYDAALASYSRAQKLGAEPDRIALLEGAAYLDAGWPEMAKERFDVILAGEPENPEAHLGRARAWMQLEHPEEAAQDYEIVVATISTLQPGDVLEYREALMAAERGDDAVAALDVGIARLGQVPSLQLAAIDVQVEAAEYEDALRRLDLLLATSPGHPVWTARRGEIFERAGRTEEARLAYADALQNIQVRTTGRRARRLDELEGQVRAAIARNTDKQETNP, from the coding sequence ATGTCGATTACGGGGCCCTTTGTTTCTTCTGTGTTCGTCGTGCTCTTGGCCGCTTTGCCGGCCGCTGCGCACCCCGGGCTGCACGAGCAGGAGCAGCAGGTGGACGCGGCGCTCGCAGAGAGCCCGAAGGATCCCGATAGGCACGTTTCTCGTGGGCGAATTCACGGCGAGAAGCGGGAATACGATGCGGCCCTCGCCTCGTATTCCCGGGCGCAGAAGCTGGGCGCGGAGCCGGACCGAATCGCCCTGCTCGAAGGAGCCGCCTATCTCGACGCCGGCTGGCCCGAGATGGCGAAGGAACGTTTCGACGTCATCCTCGCAGGCGAGCCGGAGAACCCCGAGGCTCACCTCGGGCGCGCTCGCGCATGGATGCAGCTCGAGCATCCCGAAGAGGCCGCGCAGGACTACGAGATTGTCGTCGCGACCATCTCGACGCTGCAGCCCGGCGACGTTCTCGAGTATCGAGAGGCGCTCATGGCTGCGGAGCGCGGGGACGATGCCGTCGCCGCCCTCGACGTCGGGATCGCTCGCCTCGGGCAGGTCCCGTCGCTTCAACTCGCGGCCATCGACGTTCAGGTCGAGGCCGCGGAGTACGAAGATGCGCTCCGCCGCCTCGATCTTCTTCTCGCGACGAGCCCGGGCCACCCGGTCTGGACGGCGCGTCGGGGTGAGATCTTCGAACGCGCCGGAAGAACCGAAGAGGCGCGCCTCGCGTACGCCGACGCACTCCAGAACATTCAGGTCCGCACTACCGGCCGCCGCGCCCGTCGTCTCGATGAACTCGAAGGTCAGGTACGGGCCGCAATCGCACGCAACACCGACAAGCAGGAGACCAACCCATGA
- a CDS encoding metallophosphoesterase family protein, producing MSSSRLPILRSALAGLVLLVAVTAADAALTRGPYLQQATSSGIILRWRTDVAENSRVGYGTTIGAPDFTQDNATVTTEHQVTLTGLDASTTYYYEIGSTTTLLAGGDATHYFKTPPPTGTAVPTRIWAIGDSGYPEPAIIAPGWERDGDAVRDAYTAFNGGSATADIWLLLGDNAYTLATDVDYQTSLFEQYPEFLKTVAPWTCLGNHEGFSSNGLTQTGPYFDNFTLPTGGEAGGIASGTEAYYAFDYGSIHFVVLDAEDSILNRSRTNAMKAWLEADLASTNADWLIAFWHQPPYTKALFHDSDVELNEVNIREEALPILDDYGVDLVLTGHSHNYERSYQIDGHYGLSTTFGPEHVVDGGTGDPLVDHAYEKTNRGQVPHQGAVYVVAGSASEKRPNDAVVDYPHPVMAVAMSELGSLIVDVDGQTAVTTFLDSTGTVLDTFTINKGTSCPETPTAGCTNVIEAKLLMRQGTTDAKDKLVWRARDANIDPGDFGDPTSPSDAQIDVCMYDANGYLLGGGLTPGDANWKALGHVGFRYKDKASLPFGVGRAKFKVTGIPTGLILATGKGRQLRLPTLPLTPPVVAQAKNDVTGSCWETTFTAGDIVKNDSVRFLAK from the coding sequence ATGAGTAGCTCCCGACTTCCCATTCTCCGTTCTGCGCTTGCCGGCCTCGTGTTGCTCGTGGCGGTGACTGCAGCCGACGCGGCCCTGACCCGTGGACCGTACCTGCAGCAGGCAACCTCCTCGGGGATCATCCTTCGGTGGCGCACCGACGTCGCGGAGAATAGCCGCGTGGGGTACGGCACCACCATCGGCGCTCCCGATTTCACGCAGGACAATGCGACTGTCACGACCGAGCATCAGGTCACCCTCACGGGGCTCGATGCTTCCACGACGTATTACTACGAGATCGGGTCGACGACGACGCTTCTCGCCGGTGGCGATGCGACACACTACTTCAAGACGCCTCCGCCGACCGGCACCGCCGTGCCGACTCGCATCTGGGCGATCGGTGATTCCGGCTATCCCGAGCCCGCCATCATCGCCCCGGGCTGGGAGCGAGACGGCGATGCCGTGCGCGACGCGTACACCGCCTTCAACGGCGGTTCCGCGACGGCCGACATCTGGCTGCTCCTCGGCGACAACGCCTACACCTTAGCGACGGACGTCGATTACCAGACGTCGCTGTTCGAGCAGTATCCGGAGTTCTTGAAGACCGTCGCTCCGTGGACCTGCCTTGGCAACCACGAAGGGTTCTCGTCCAACGGACTCACGCAGACTGGCCCCTACTTCGACAACTTCACGCTCCCGACCGGTGGTGAGGCCGGCGGAATCGCCTCCGGCACGGAGGCCTACTACGCCTTCGATTACGGCAGCATCCACTTCGTCGTGCTCGACGCCGAGGACTCGATCCTCAACCGGTCGAGGACCAACGCGATGAAGGCCTGGCTCGAGGCGGATCTCGCCTCGACGAATGCGGACTGGTTGATCGCGTTCTGGCACCAGCCGCCCTACACGAAGGCGCTCTTCCACGACTCGGATGTGGAGCTCAACGAGGTCAACATTCGTGAAGAGGCTCTGCCCATCCTCGACGACTACGGCGTCGACTTGGTTCTCACCGGTCACAGTCACAACTACGAGCGCAGCTACCAAATCGACGGACACTATGGCCTTTCAACTACGTTCGGTCCCGAGCATGTGGTCGACGGCGGTACGGGTGACCCTCTCGTCGACCACGCCTACGAGAAGACCAATCGTGGGCAGGTGCCACACCAGGGTGCCGTCTACGTAGTCGCAGGCAGCGCGAGCGAGAAGCGCCCCAACGATGCCGTGGTGGACTACCCCCACCCGGTCATGGCGGTCGCGATGTCGGAGCTCGGCTCTCTGATCGTCGATGTGGATGGCCAGACGGCGGTCACGACGTTCCTCGATAGCACCGGAACCGTCCTGGACACCTTCACGATCAACAAGGGCACGTCGTGCCCGGAGACGCCGACCGCCGGCTGCACCAACGTCATCGAGGCGAAGCTGCTCATGAGGCAGGGCACGACCGATGCGAAAGACAAGCTGGTTTGGCGCGCAAGGGACGCGAACATCGATCCGGGCGACTTCGGTGATCCGACGAGCCCGTCGGACGCGCAGATCGACGTCTGCATGTACGACGCGAACGGCTACCTTCTCGGTGGCGGTCTCACCCCGGGCGACGCGAACTGGAAGGCGCTCGGCCATGTCGGATTCCGGTACAAGGACAAGGCTTCGCTTCCGTTCGGTGTGGGCAGAGCGAAGTTCAAAGTCACCGGGATTCCGACTGGGCTGATCCTCGCCACGGGCAAGGGCCGCCAGCTTCGGCTTCCGACGTTGCCGCTCACGCCGCCGGTCGTGGCGCAGGCGAAGAACGACGTGACGGGCAGCTGTTGGGAGACCACGTTCACCGCAGGCGACATCGTCAAGAACGACAGCGTGCGCTTCCTCGCAAAGTAG